A region from the Planctomycetaceae bacterium genome encodes:
- the purL gene encoding phosphoribosylformylglycinamidine synthase subunit PurL: MAQFRFEVFNKADSVDLGGRNVFADVKELGIDTVLDVLSARVFLIEGDFEEAFAKRIGGELLADPVCEEFYIGKSVPPAGLAKATIVEIHLKSGVTDPVAESVMTAIDDMGQKCQHVRTARKYVLLGEITDKQLKKIVRRLSNDCIEVVVIGSDAEPPSPHLASYQFNLKTLELLSLDEQQLVELSKKMDLFLNAVEMQTIQDYFKSVGRNPTDIELEAIAQTWSEHCVHKTLKSSVDFEFDGKQTHFDNLIKETVFGATQKLNKDWCISVFKDNAGVIEFDEKDAICFKVETHNHPSALDPYGGAATGIGGVIRDPMGTGLGSKPIANTDIFCFAEPDKSFDEIPRGVLHPKRIAKGVVAGVRDYGNRMGIPTVNGAIFFDDRYLGNPLVFCGNVGIMPRDKCFGKTSTGEFIVVVGGKTGRDGIHGATFSSGAMTHEHETVFSHAVQIGNAITEKKTLDTLLQARELGLYTAITDCGAGGLSSAVGEMGAELGADVELSKVPLKYAGLSYTEIWISEAQERMVISVKPENLEKISAIFAGENVEATIIGTFTDNKKLTLKYNGTQVGQIDMDFLHDGLPKYSRKAKWMTKVFSEPAIAAKENYNNDLVKILSTYNVASKEWVIRQYDHEVQGGSVVKPLGGITNDGPNDAAVVQPKFDSDKGIAIGCGMNPLYGDIDPYWMAMAGIDEAIRNVVCVGARPDRIAILDNFCWADCKKEETLGSLVRAAQACYDGAVAFGTPFISGKDSLNNNFICDDGTEIAIPATLLISAMGIVDDVKKCVTADLKAAGNMIFVVGLTRNELGGSHYYKTKKQVGANVPKVDLRTAKLTAEKIYKAIDAGLVASCHDCSEGGLAVALAEMAFSGGLGVMADLKGLPKTDDCANLAAQLFSESCSRYVVEVTPGKFNDFAKMMLGVPFGQIGRVIEVKHLIIKDSTGKNIIDAEIDSLKDAWLKPLKW, translated from the coding sequence ATGGCACAATTTCGTTTTGAAGTTTTTAACAAGGCTGACAGTGTAGACCTCGGCGGCAGAAATGTTTTTGCGGATGTTAAAGAACTCGGCATCGATACGGTACTCGATGTTCTGTCGGCAAGAGTGTTTTTAATCGAAGGCGATTTCGAGGAAGCGTTCGCAAAACGCATCGGCGGCGAATTACTCGCAGACCCTGTTTGCGAAGAATTTTATATCGGAAAATCCGTTCCGCCGGCAGGTCTTGCCAAAGCCACCATCGTTGAAATACATCTCAAGAGCGGCGTTACAGACCCGGTTGCCGAGTCTGTGATGACGGCTATCGATGATATGGGACAAAAATGTCAGCATGTTCGCACGGCGAGAAAATATGTTCTGCTGGGAGAAATAACTGACAAGCAGCTCAAGAAAATTGTTCGCAGGCTCTCGAATGACTGTATCGAAGTTGTTGTTATAGGTTCTGACGCCGAGCCGCCAAGCCCGCATCTTGCGTCATATCAGTTTAATCTTAAAACTCTCGAATTGTTGAGTCTCGATGAGCAGCAGCTTGTTGAGTTGAGCAAGAAAATGGATTTGTTCCTCAACGCAGTTGAAATGCAAACCATTCAGGATTATTTCAAATCGGTCGGCAGAAATCCAACTGATATTGAACTTGAAGCGATTGCTCAAACGTGGAGCGAGCATTGCGTTCACAAGACACTCAAGAGCAGTGTTGATTTTGAATTTGACGGCAAGCAAACTCATTTTGATAATCTTATTAAAGAGACGGTTTTTGGCGCAACGCAAAAACTTAATAAAGACTGGTGCATCAGCGTTTTCAAAGATAACGCAGGTGTGATTGAATTCGACGAGAAAGACGCGATTTGCTTCAAAGTTGAAACACACAATCACCCGTCAGCACTCGACCCTTATGGCGGGGCGGCGACTGGTATCGGCGGCGTTATTCGAGATCCGATGGGAACCGGTCTTGGCTCAAAGCCGATTGCAAATACTGATATTTTCTGTTTCGCAGAGCCGGACAAGAGTTTCGATGAGATTCCGCGCGGCGTTCTGCATCCAAAACGAATCGCAAAAGGCGTTGTCGCAGGCGTTCGCGATTATGGCAACAGAATGGGAATACCGACTGTCAACGGCGCGATATTTTTCGACGACCGTTATCTCGGCAATCCTTTGGTGTTCTGCGGCAATGTCGGAATTATGCCGAGGGATAAATGCTTTGGCAAAACGTCGACCGGCGAATTTATTGTGGTTGTCGGCGGCAAGACAGGAAGAGACGGCATTCACGGCGCGACGTTCTCCAGCGGCGCGATGACGCACGAACACGAAACGGTATTTTCACACGCTGTTCAAATCGGAAACGCAATTACCGAAAAGAAAACGCTCGACACATTATTGCAGGCACGCGAACTCGGCTTGTACACCGCGATTACAGATTGCGGAGCGGGCGGATTGAGCAGTGCGGTCGGCGAAATGGGCGCGGAACTCGGCGCTGATGTTGAACTTTCAAAAGTACCGTTGAAATACGCGGGGCTTTCTTATACTGAAATATGGATCAGCGAAGCACAGGAACGAATGGTTATCTCGGTAAAGCCGGAGAACCTTGAAAAGATTAGCGCAATATTCGCAGGTGAAAACGTTGAGGCTACAATCATCGGCACATTCACCGACAACAAAAAACTGACGCTGAAATATAATGGCACGCAGGTCGGGCAAATCGATATGGATTTTCTGCACGATGGTCTGCCGAAATATTCACGCAAGGCGAAATGGATGACAAAGGTATTTTCAGAGCCGGCGATTGCGGCGAAAGAAAACTACAATAACGACCTTGTGAAAATTCTTTCCACATATAATGTGGCGAGCAAGGAATGGGTCATTCGTCAATACGACCACGAAGTGCAGGGCGGTTCGGTTGTTAAGCCGCTGGGCGGAATTACTAATGATGGGCCGAATGACGCGGCGGTTGTTCAGCCGAAGTTCGACAGCGACAAGGGCATCGCAATCGGATGCGGTATGAATCCTTTATACGGCGATATCGACCCGTACTGGATGGCGATGGCTGGAATTGATGAGGCGATTCGAAACGTTGTTTGCGTCGGCGCTCGGCCGGACAGAATCGCGATACTCGATAATTTCTGCTGGGCAGACTGTAAGAAAGAAGAAACGCTGGGGTCGCTTGTTCGCGCGGCACAGGCCTGTTACGATGGCGCGGTCGCGTTCGGCACGCCTTTCATTTCCGGCAAAGATTCGCTGAATAATAATTTCATCTGCGATGACGGAACTGAAATTGCAATCCCTGCGACGCTGCTTATCAGCGCGATGGGAATTGTTGACGATGTGAAAAAATGCGTAACGGCAGATTTGAAGGCCGCGGGCAATATGATTTTTGTTGTCGGTCTTACACGCAACGAACTTGGCGGCTCACATTATTACAAAACTAAAAAGCAAGTCGGAGCGAATGTTCCGAAAGTCGATTTACGAACGGCGAAATTAACCGCTGAAAAAATTTACAAGGCGATTGACGCAGGACTCGTCGCGAGCTGCCATGATTGCAGCGAAGGCGGCCTTGCGGTTGCGCTTGCGGAAATGGCGTTCTCCGGCGGATTAGGCGTTATGGCTGATTTGAAAGGCCTGCCGAAGACGGATGATTGTGCGAATCTTGCGGCGCAGCTTTTCAGCGAATCGTGTTCGAGATATGTTGTCGAAGTTACGCCGGGAAAATTCAACGATTTCGCGAAGATGATGCTCGGCGTTCCGTTCGGACAAATCGGCAGAGTAATCGAAGTTAAACATTTAATTATTAAAGACAGTACCGGCAAAAATATTATTGATGCGGAGATTGATAGTTTGAAAGATGCCTGGCTGAAACCTTTGAAATGGTAA
- the purQ gene encoding phosphoribosylformylglycinamidine synthase I, which produces MTDVRAIVLRAAGINCDVETQHALELSGATAERIHVNRIIESPELLEQFQIMVIPGGFSYGDDVAAGKILANQIVHHLSDRLNSFIEAGKLVLGICNGFQVLVKTGILGKVDADARQQITIANNDCGKFEDRWVYLEPSSKKCIFIEQGRRIYLPIAHGEGKVLFESNNVFEKVKADDRIAFRYVDENGNFGDFPINPNGSTDAIAALCDSTGRVMGLMPHPERFVRNTQHPHWTRLADKTRADGRTIFDNAVKYVKQNL; this is translated from the coding sequence ATGACTGATGTTAGAGCGATAGTTTTACGAGCGGCAGGAATTAATTGTGATGTTGAGACGCAGCACGCGCTGGAACTTTCAGGCGCGACGGCTGAACGAATTCACGTAAACAGAATTATCGAGAGTCCGGAACTTCTTGAGCAATTCCAGATTATGGTGATTCCGGGCGGATTCAGCTACGGCGATGATGTCGCGGCGGGCAAGATTCTTGCCAATCAGATTGTTCACCATCTTTCCGACAGGCTCAACAGTTTTATCGAAGCGGGCAAACTTGTGCTCGGCATCTGCAACGGTTTTCAGGTTCTTGTAAAGACCGGCATTCTCGGCAAAGTTGACGCAGACGCAAGACAGCAGATAACGATTGCGAATAATGATTGCGGCAAATTCGAGGACAGATGGGTTTATCTTGAGCCATCGAGCAAGAAATGTATTTTCATAGAGCAGGGCAGGAGAATTTATCTGCCGATAGCGCACGGCGAAGGCAAAGTTCTTTTCGAAAGCAACAATGTGTTCGAGAAAGTCAAAGCTGATGACAGAATTGCGTTCAGGTATGTAGATGAGAACGGGAATTTCGGAGATTTTCCAATTAATCCGAACGGCTCGACTGATGCGATTGCTGCGCTTTGCGATTCAACCGGCAGAGTGATGGGTCTTATGCCGCATCCGGAAAGATTCGTGCGAAACACACAGCATCCACACTGGACGAGACTTGCTGATAAAACACGCGCTGACGGCAGGACGATTTTTGATAATGCTGTTAAATATGTGAAACAAAACTTGTAA
- a CDS encoding four helix bundle protein, giving the protein MKTSILKEKSYKYAIRIVKLSQYLQSEKKDFILSKQILRSGTSIGALVREAEFRQSKADFTNKMSIALKEANETDYWLLLLHDTKYINTKLFDSLEQDCKEIIAC; this is encoded by the coding sequence ATGAAAACGTCGATACTTAAAGAGAAGTCTTATAAATATGCAATCAGAATTGTCAAATTGTCTCAATATCTGCAATCCGAGAAAAAAGATTTTATATTAAGCAAGCAAATCCTGCGAAGCGGTACTTCAATAGGCGCATTAGTTAGAGAGGCAGAGTTCCGGCAAAGTAAAGCTGATTTTACGAATAAAATGAGTATAGCTTTAAAAGAAGCAAATGAAACGGATTATTGGCTGTTATTGTTGCATGATACAAAATACATCAACACAAAATTATTTGACAGTTTAGAACAAGATTGCAAAGAAATCATAGCATGTTAG
- a CDS encoding transposase, translated as MGRALRILPGGYAYHIFNRANARVPIFTNEQDYLLFENTLFQACIKFDMRLCTYCIMPNHWHLVLWPQKDNEISSFMRWLTLSHTQRWHSTHKTTGSGHLYQGRFKSFPVQEDSHFLTLCRYVERNPLNAAMVEKAEQWRWSAMWHRMNKIKHNNIPLSQWPVEMPNDWQMLVNQVLHEKEIAEIRRSIEKNRPFGEVEWMMKTSSSLGLNSTLKGRGRPLKTKGNL; from the coding sequence ATGGGAAGAGCTTTAAGAATATTGCCGGGAGGTTACGCATACCATATTTTTAATAGGGCTAATGCGCGTGTGCCAATCTTTACCAATGAACAGGATTATCTACTGTTTGAGAATACATTATTCCAAGCCTGTATCAAATTTGATATGCGATTGTGTACATATTGCATAATGCCGAATCATTGGCATCTTGTGTTGTGGCCGCAAAAGGATAATGAAATTTCGTCTTTTATGCGTTGGCTTACATTATCGCATACACAACGGTGGCATTCGACTCATAAAACAACAGGTTCCGGTCATCTTTATCAAGGACGTTTTAAATCATTTCCCGTTCAGGAAGATTCACATTTTCTTACGCTTTGTAGATACGTCGAACGCAATCCTTTAAATGCTGCCATGGTCGAAAAGGCGGAACAGTGGAGATGGTCTGCGATGTGGCACAGAATGAATAAAATCAAACATAATAATATTCCACTTTCACAATGGCCGGTCGAAATGCCTAATGATTGGCAAATGTTAGTTAATCAAGTTTTACATGAAAAAGAAATTGCAGAGATCCGAAGATCAATCGAAAAGAACAGGCCGTTTGGCGAAGTTGAATGGATGATGAAAACATCGTCTTCACTTGGTTTGAACTCTACTTTAAAGGGACGCGGAAGACCTCTGAAAACAAAAGGCAACCTCTAA